The DNA window cGGTGGCATTTTGCTTTGGtattgggaggggcaaggccatcgaGGGGGATTATGAACACAAAGGATGAGACTGTGCATCACTCGGCTTTCCAAGTGTGGGCTGGAACACTTTCCAGTCGCCACGTTAAAAGTGGATTGTGTTTTCCCACTGCCTGTGCGCTGACGTGTTTCGTTCTGTTGCCTCTCCCTCAGACTCTCCTGTACTCGGCGAGCAAGACACTGTGCCTCCGGCTCGATGCCATTGAAGCCAATCTCAACTCCATGGAGGACAAGTGCAAGTGCCTCAGGGCAAAGGTCGACATGCTGGCCAATCAGAACGCGTTCCGGCCGCCCCTGGCCGAGCACACGGCGACTGAGGGGCAACGGCAGACCGGCAGTAGGTGGGTGTGGCCTTTAGCCGTGGAggttggggagggtggggtgggatcTCTGGGAAACGCTCCTCTCGGTCTCGGGTTCGGAGGCTTgtttattttctgttttttattttaacGAATCTCCTtcctgctgtgtgagggtctcagTACATAAgatccaggagcaggagtcggccattcggcccctcgagcctgctccaccattcaatgagatcacggctgaccttcgacctcgggtccactttcctgcactgtccccatatccctcgattcccttaatatccacaaatctaccgatcacggccttgaatatactcaaagactgagcctccacagccctctggggcagagaattccaaagattcacccccctctgagtgaagaagtttctcctcatctcagtcctaaatggcggaccccttatcctgagactgtgtgacccctggttctagtctccccagcccgggggggaaacaccctccctgcatctaccctgtcaagcccggtaagaatgttgtatctttcaatgagatcacctctcattcttctaaactctggagaatatcggtctagtctactca is part of the Pristiophorus japonicus isolate sPriJap1 unplaced genomic scaffold, sPriJap1.hap1 HAP1_SCAFFOLD_515, whole genome shotgun sequence genome and encodes:
- the LOC139253820 gene encoding protein BANP-like, which produces MADQPLAEMVEIAVREFTSEADAAIQQSSQIAEHDDSNPTGKRRRVEVELQESEEGEDSIQTLLYSASKTLCLRLDAIEANLNSMEDKCKCLRAKVDMLANQNAFRPPLAEHTATEGQRQTGS